The following is a genomic window from Maridesulfovibrio ferrireducens.
GGGTTCCATTTCACTTTTTGCCAGGTGGTGAAGGAATAACTTTTGAAGATAAAATTGTCTGCCAAAAAGACAGTATGATTGCTAAAAAAATGGTCGAAAATCATCTAAGCAAAATTGATAAGAAATTTTATCTAGAACTATTAGGAATAACCGCTCACGTATATGCTGATACATTTTCTCACTATGGATTTTCCGGACTTAGTTCTCCTAAAAACGATGTCAAAACGTTTAGCATTGAACTTTCTCAAAATACTAATGATGACATCCTTGAAACTCTCTCTGAAAAAGCAAATAGATTTTGGGAAAAAATTAAAACCGGAGTTGCAGAATTTGGATCAAGAAAATTAGGTCACGGCGGAGTTTATACATACCCTGATGCTCCTTTCTTAGAATGGAATTTTGAATATGAGGACGAAAGAAAAAGCGAAAGAAATAACCTTATTACTTTTGTGGAAGGTTCAAAATCTTTATATAAAATGTTTAGAAAGGCTTGCGATGTTTATCCAGATATATATGAAGGAACTCATAGAAGTTTTGAGCAAATAAAATCTCCACTCGAAGAAATTCTTTCTTTCAATGGTGATGAAGATGATCGAAT
Proteins encoded in this region:
- a CDS encoding DUF6765 family protein produces the protein MQKDMHYYGTYAIARAAGIKPEAAQIIASASQFVDDNAVKERIDFTDNASLYSRPTAHHCDNIKNVIPEDQRVVWVPFHFLPGGEGITFEDKIVCQKDSMIAKKMVENHLSKIDKKFYLELLGITAHVYADTFSHYGFSGLSSPKNDVKTFSIELSQNTNDDILETLSEKANRFWEKIKTGVAEFGSRKLGHGGVYTYPDAPFLEWNFEYEDERKSERNNLITFVEGSKSLYKMFRKACDVYPDIYEGTHRSFEQIKSPLEEILSFNGDEDDRIQYWITSFADETSNFTINGESFLHYLGDDWNQQRNTMDGNTHSTEVLEMPIYNFYKAASYHRHYVLRDLLPQHGIVVS